AGGGCTAACTGACTCTGTTGGCTGTCCCGCCCCTGCTCTTAGCTGTGCGTGTGGCACACACGGCCCCTACAGGTCATCCCATCAGACCCCACTGGGGCCCAGAAGAGAGTCATTAGGATGCCTGACTCTCCACAGAACAGGGGTGGCTGTTCTTCAGGTCAAAAGCCCTATTACCCGTCGTCCAGTAACGATTTATTGTGGAGTTGCCCATCCTGGCCACTTGTTTTAGGGAAGCATCATTGTGGAGAATCAAGCAAAGAAACCCAGGCTAAGGCAGAGCTTGGGACGTGCACACAATTCCCTCATTTTTTTATGGCACAAGGTTCCAGGGCACCAACTCAGGTCTATTTCCCAGACATCATAGTGAGGGGCAAGTTTCACAATGAGAAAGCCTTTGGGCACCAACTATTCCTTCACCCAAAGCCAGCAACAGTGAAAGGCGGGAGATAGCATGCAGGTCCCATTCCCTGTGCTTGGAAGGTGAGCTGGAGAGAGTTCAAGCGCTAACAGTCAGCCCAGGGGATGTGGCTACCGGGGGGCTGGGCATCTCTTCGCTTGTCCAACCCTTTGAATTTGGCTACTGATGTTACATGACGGACAGGAAGAGTGAATAACTGGCCTTTTGAGACAAAGAAGCCTTTATGCCTctttctttttccagcttctagccttcattccttttttttttttttttttttttttttgcggtacgcgggcctctcactgctgtggcctctcccgttgtggaggacaggctccggacgcacaggcccagcggccatggctcacgggcccagccgctctgcggcacgtgggatcttcccggaccggggcacgaacccgcgtcccctgcatcggcaggcggactctcaaccactgcaccaccagggaagcccctttaagaAGAACAGGACTAACTAAATGTCATGTTGAAAGTGGCCCATAGACACCTTTGAAGCCTGGTGGTAAACAAACaaggctttattatttttttccttcattaaaaaattgGGGCATTGATAGCAAACTGAGAGCTTGGATCCCTGGGTTCACCCCCATGTTAAGCAAAGTAGCCCCAGAGAAAGATGGCACAGCTGACGCAGATGATGAGGTTGACGTCCAGAAGGGTTTTCACCAAGGGGTTTTCATCCAGGGAAACTATGACAGGGTCTGTTCTGCTCGGCATCTCCTCCTTGCCCTTGTTCTCCACCCCACAGAGCCACAAGATGGCTTTCACCACTTTGGACTGCTTTTTGGTCATGTCACCTAAAAAGAACCCAGCAAATAAGGGTCATAAGGATGGGCTGTGTCTCCCaggcaagagagaagagagaccgGGTGTGTCCCACACACTGTGATAAATACTTTATGTTCCTTTTCTGGAAGGTATTCATTAAGACTTTGATTCTGGAAGACTCTTTAGTTCTAGCAGATTGGTATTTTGAGACTTTTCACCATCTTCAGGTGCAGAATTtcagatgaaaagacagagactcAGCCTAACTTGAGCAAAGCACACAGCTGGTTAGCAGAGGCAAAGGTGGGTTTAGGACCTTTTCTATCTGACTTCCTCCCTGTATTGCATCGCCTGCCAGGAGGCTGAAGAGAGATGTGCACTCTTGCAGGGAACTCTCTTTCCCCATTCAGAGCTGGGTCTGCAAAATCAGCTGCGGGTGGAGCCAGGCGGGTGACGTGTGGGAGTCAGGGGAGCTGATTTTCTTATTAAACACGTCACCTCTACCAAGAAAGATTCTCTCATCTTTCTTGAAACACGTGGCCTTCTGGATCTATCCTTGAGTTTCCCATGGGAGGATGACATGGGTTCATAtccacaattattattttttttaaagccatgtaTGATGATTAATGACAACCACAGCCTTGCGTCATGGAGACAGTAGGGACTGGTGGGGACCCTGGCTAACTGTATATTCCAGGTCTAAGGAACAGCTGCTTTGCAGCTCCAGACAACTTTTGCCATGCAGACATATGGGCTCCATGTTGCCAGATGTTCCAGTTTTTCAAGAGAAGATGGAAATCTggaattttatgtgaaatctcacaatttttaaatgttaactcacattttattaaaagagtAGGTGAGCTAAAGGAAAATATGCCTGCAAGCTGCCAGTTTTAAAACCAGTCATTTAAAGACTGCCAGCAGTACCCCAGCCTACCACATGGGGTTTTGGGAGGATCAAATGAACCATGTTttagtaggcactcaacaaacaCTGGCTCTAATTTTCCACCTGAGGCATCTGTTGAAAGTTACTAACCCTTCCAGTGGCCAGAGAGTGAGGGAGGACCAGACCCTGGGAGTCAGGCGATGCTAAAATTCCAAGTGTGCCCATTTTCTGGCTTGTGATTTGGTAGAAAAATTTCCCCTTAATTATATGATGCTTCTAGAGGTTCCTACTGTAACTGAAGAGCAAAGCAACTCACAGCTGTGGTTTTGGGGCATGTTTTCTTGGACAATCTCGAACTGAACGTTGGTTCTGCTGGCCTCTGGTGTCCTGTTCTGAGAGAGGGTAAGAGGCGGGGGAGTTGCTGGCGACACCTGTTCCTTCTGAACCATGGGGTCATGGCGAGTAAACCAGGTCAAGCGACTGACCTATGGAGCAGAGATGAACTGTGAGATGGGGTGGAGCGGTGACTTTCATCCCTTTCTCCCACCGCCTTCCAACCCCAAGCTTAGCCTTCACACCCGAGTCTCTCCCAGTCTTGCCCTCTCACTCCACCCTCCAGAAAGCTTCAGCTCCCAGCGCTCTTCAGAATCAATGGACATTTCCCCCACTCAGTCCCCCATCTTTCTTGAACAGCCCTAATTCTCCAGTGGGGATCTCACCCTTCCTCATTCTAGTCCCCAGAGCTTAACCCTAGCCCGTGAGTGTGGGGGGAACCCTGTGATCAGCATGGAGCTCATCCATGTCTCTGGCCACGGGGAGCAAGTTGGTTCATGGGTGATCATGTGTCTTGAGCTGACTCCATCAACGGGCATCAGGAACTTCACTGGAAATGCTGGGACAAAAACGCTTATGCTTTTGCTTAATGAGAATAAGAGAGGATGTATCCCTAAAAGCTGCTGGGCCCACAAGGGGCCTGAGAACAGAAGGAGAGGTGAGAGATGAATTCTGATGGTCTTTTCAGTATCCTGAAATCAAGTTCTTCCCAAGACCCAGCCCTGGACTTTTCAGCTTTTTGAACAATCAGTCCTCTTCACTGAAGTCAATTGAGTTTTCTGTCACTAGCAGTGAAGGGTCTCAACGGATACAGTGTCAAACCCGAAAGTACCATCTCCTTGGAGGGCGGCTCTGTGAACCAGCTTACGACGGACACAGTGATCAGGGTGACGGAGGACAGAATCATGGAGAAGTAGAGGTAGTGGACATCCTTTACCACAGCTGGCCGCTCATCTGGCTGGTCACACCGAGGCTGCACGTAAatgaagtccaggaccagacgaaCCAAGCCTAGGAGAAGGCCCAAGATGAGACCGAAGAAGGCGCCCTGTGAATCAGAGCAAGGCCATCTTAGACACGGGCAGGGCTGTGGGGCGTCCGGCACAGGCCTCCGGAAACCTTGGCAAACCCCCTCGAGAGCGTGGCTTTCTAGCGACGGTCACAGCAGGGGTCAGTAATTCGAAAAGGGCTGGTGATACTTATCTGTTTATCTTTTACATAGAATTAATCAATGACATATAATTCCCTGTTAATTCAGCTTCCCTGTTTAAGGACAAAATGCATCAAAATAGAACCCTCATTGCTTTTCTTCAAAAGCCAGCTAACACCCTCCCTGTATCTTCCCGCACAGAACTCATCCTCCCTAATGACACCTGATATCCTCATGTCCCTCTCCAGTCCCCTTCTCTCCCATCCGATGGGCTGAAGGGCTGATCCAGGGCTACCTTTTCGTTGGTCCGCTTCCAGAAACATCCCATGATGAAGACCACAGCCACGGGAGGCTGCAGGTAGGAGCTGATGGACTGGATGTAGATGAAGAGTTGGCCGCCCTGGCTGGCCTGGACCACAGGGATCCAGAGGATGGAGACCAATACCAGCAGCAACACAAACACCCTGGTGCCGGATGGAGAGAGACCCCCCCGCATTAGTGTTTTATCTCCCCTGAacgcttctctctcttttttatagcTTTTCGGAGGTAGAATTTATATGCCATAAGATTCACCCATTATAAGTGTGCAATGCAGTaacttttagtaaatttatagtgGTGCAACCAACACCACAATCAAGTTTTAGAACTTCCATCACTCCGAAAAGTCCCCCCATGCCCATTTACAACTTATTCTTGTTCCCACCCTAAATAAGCACTTATCTACTTCTGTCTCTACaggtttgccttttctggacgTTTCAAGTAAATggtatcatacaatatgtggtcttttgcagttggcttctttcacttagcatgtcttAGCACGAGGTTCATCACATAtcatgtatcaatatttcattcctttttattgttgaaaaatattccattgagtGGATATGCCATTGTATACCATTGTTTATCCTTcacccatcagtggacatttggattgtttctactttttggctattgtaaaaaatgctgctatgaacatttgtatacaagtctTTGTACAGCCAGATGGTTTTATTTCTAGGGatgcaattgctgggtcacatggtaagttTATActtagctttttaagaaaatacCAAACTGCTTTTGAACAGTtgaaccattttacatccccacatgcaatgcacaagagttccaacttctctgcctccctgtctgcctttttgattatagccactctagtgggtgtgtagtggtatcctGCAGGAACTTTCTAGACTACAATCTTGCTTTTTAGATTATTCTAGAtgacaagtcctttgtcagatatatggcttgcaaatattttctcccgatCTGTGGCTTGTCGTCTCAtcttcttaatggtgtcttttgaagaaaaaatgttttgggttttgatgaagtctaatttctttttctttttttttaatggattatgcttttgatgtcatacctCTCCCTAACCCAAGGATGAGACAGCCCTTAGCTACACCTTCTTAAGGGGCAGAGTCCCAAGATGCTTATTagcatatattttacataaaatgtacATGCCACTCACTTCGGTCATTTTCATCCCCCCCATTAGATATCAGGACTTTGCACAAGACTTGTTAGAGAAACCTTGCCCCCAACCCCCAGAACACCCTTCTCCCTTTTACCTGGCTAACTCCTATTCACCCCTCAGGTCCCAGTCCAAGTTGAAGACTTTTCCTCTGACTCCCTAGGTGTCCTGGCTCCTCCATCATAACATTCACTGTGGTTATAACTACCTGTTTACttatccttttcttctcctaGCTCCACAAAGGCAAAACTGAGTCTTTTCTTTTCACTGCTCTATGCCcggcacctggcacatagtaggtgctcactgaATAgctcttgaatgaatgaacgccTTACTCATCCACGGAGCCCTGATGTACTTCACCTTTGCCATCAGAGGAGGCTGAGACAGCCTGGAGAAGTCGAAGGCTGGACTTTCCCTCTGGGTGGCTCAGCTTTCTCCTCCCTGGGTTATCTGGACTTTTCACACCCCTGCCTGGCGCCAGCCCAGTAAGACTTTACCTGCCCACAATCATGAGCTCCTTCTCAGATGCCCGAGGCCGGAGATGATTCCAGAGGTCCATGGTGAAGATGGTGCTGGCACTGTTAAagatggaggtgagggaggaCATGAGCGCTGCCACCATCACAGCCATCATGAGCCCGCGGAGCCCTGGGGGCAGAAGGGAGGTCTTTGGGCCTCAGGCTTTTTCTGCCTTCACCGCTGACCCCATTTCCCAGGCCCATAGCCAGCTGGTCCCGAGAGGTTCAACTCGGAGGAGGCGGAACTCAGGGGTGGGAGCCAACAGGAGGGActcggggaggggggcagagaccCCTGCGTAGCCAGGGCCGGAGCTTTATTTGGGCGCTTAGTTCCTCAGCCCAGAGCCCATTctttcccacagccctcccaTCTTGCCCCCCTCCTCAGATCAGAGCCCAAGCCAATGTCCTCCTTTCTGGGTGCCCCGGGGGGACTCAACTGAGGGGTGAAGGGACCATTACCTGTAGGCAGGAGTTCCAGCACAAGTTTGGGATACGCGATGTCAGAGCAGCCGGCGGGGTTGCTACAGACCTTCTGGCAGATTTCTGGGTCTGCACAAGCCACTTGGTCTATGGAGGAAACAAGCCCAGAGCTAAGCAGACGGACCCTCAGAGGCCCAGGCCCGGCCCAAACACGGCCTGGCGCAGGCCAGCACCAGGAGACAGGGCTACTGTATATAAGCGTACAGTCCAGTGAAATAAAAAGGAGCCTAGACTTAATAATCCATGGCCTTGTTACTTAACCATTCTGGACCTCAGTTGCCGTATCTGCAAAACTGGGACAGTAACAGAACTCTACTTCCTAAGAttatagtgaggattaaatgaaatgatatacaTTACACACTCAGCACAGAGTCTGGGACACAGGAAGTGCTGAATACTTTTCAGCTGTACTATTATAACCCAAAAAAAGCCGAGACACCTCACGGCCAGTCTCAGCACAGTGCCCTACATCAGGCTCCCTAAGCCCCCCAAAAGGACACGAGCAATTTACATCTTTACCTAAGTTCATCGGAAGTGCAAAGGAGAATGCCCTCACTTGACAcatggcaaatattttaaaagttcctcTTTTCCCCATCTCCTTCTCAACAGTATACATAGTTGAACAGCTGTTCCTCATTTTAGACTCATAAGAACCCAACCAGGCTCTgaatttctctctcctcctctctctccatttctgtaTCAATTCTTTTCTCTCCTGAACAGCATTTTGATTTTCTAGTGTAAATCCATCCGGACTTCCTGGCACCTCTAGTTCTTCATCTCTGTCATGATGAACACACGCCAAGCTTAGAAGCATAGGCCTCCTGCTTGGAAGACAgaagaagagatttaaaaattatacgAGTGTGTGGCGCAGAGTAGATGCTCGATACATTTTTCTTGGCGAGAGACTAGCTATCTCATTATTAGTGTAATCTTTACAGAGGGGAAGGGACCTGGTTATAATCACCCAGCAAGGCCATGTCGGAGACAGAACAGGTCTCTCAATCCAATCCAATATCTCAGAGAAGGAAGGCCAAGAGAGTGTAGGTTGTTTCAGTGGTCTGGCACGTGTGTTTGAATGACAGCTTTCTTGTTACTTTCTGTCTTCCTCATATCTGAGCTGAGCCACACTCCTCACCACCCGCTCAATGCCAACACAACACCACTTACCCCCGCTGGACCACTTATAAATCCTCAAGTCTCTTTGGCCAGCTGCATCTAGGAATAATTCCCATAAATAACTCCTAGACCCTCCCTCTGCTCAGTCCAAAGGCTTCTGTCCTTCTTCCTCATTTTGATGAGTAACACTGCCTTCCGTCCCACCTTCTATGGCAAGTGGGAACGACCTCGAGCCTCAGTTTAGGGGTGGGCTTGGAGCCCTTCACTGCCCACACCCATCTCCTCCCCCATTCTGATGCAGTATCAACGTCACGATGATCCGGTAGCTGAGGCCTCACATTCACAAGTGGCCTCAAACAGAGATGTTTGACAGTATCTCCAGATGAGGTGGTATGTCtagtctttatatttttatatgtgttaaaactgttaatttaataaatgtaaacatttaaagtACATCATAACTTTAAAATCTAATATTGTTGGGgggttatttaattaaaattttttttattgaagtatagttgtatAGTATAGAagtttacaatgtttcaggtatacagcaaagtgattcatatataaaaagaatatagttccctgtgctctacagtaggtccttgttgtttattttatatatagtagcgtgtatctgttaacctcaaatccctaatttatccctcccctaatattattgattctggtttggattttttttggccacgccatgtggcttgtgggatcttagttccccaagcagggatcgaacctgggacccctgcagtggaagcgtggagtcttaaccactggaccgccagggaattctcgatccttcatttgcttttttaagaTAGCATAATACCTAAGAAATGGAAATCACACCAGGCCCCTTCATCCATTAGGAAGCCCAAGGACTATCTGGTCTTTGTATAGTTTCTCCACTCACTGTTATGTCTTGTCAAAGCTGGGACCCTTCCCTCCACTTACATCCACCAATGGGAGAGGAAATGGGTGCTGTGGCCACAATTCATAATACAAGTAACAATTGCTATGGAATAAAAGTAGATGCCTCCAAAACTCTGATTCAGTCTTAGACAAAATTAAGACCGCAGACCAAAAATGATATTTGACAGGAAGTATTGAGAAGAAACAACCTCGTTGAGAAAAATGCTTTTGAGAGGTCAAAGCTCTTGGCTTGTTTATGACTTGTCTACGGAAGTTTAGGAGAAGATTAGAAAATAGTTCTATTCCTGTGGCCAGAACATGGTATGGGGCGAAGATCTTGCTTATGTTCCAATCTTGTGGGTTTGGACTCTTGCTGTCCAAAAGCTCCTCTCTTCAAGGGACACCAAGAAGGAGCAAGACTCCCCCTGAAATCATTCATTTAATGACCTAGTTTTTGTTTAACCTTCTAGGAATGCAACCTTCAACCATGAAACACATGACAGACACAAAGTTTATAAAGCATGTTTAGGGCAGAAAATTGTGTGTGTTCGTTCAGGCTAAAGAATAATGTTCATCACAGGGAAACTAGTTGGCTCAGCTAAGTTATAAATGAAACCAACAGCCTTGTGATTGTTAACCCACCATTCTCTAATATCAGCTCACCTGTCTTGGGTGAATTAATCAACCATTTCATATATGGAGTGGATTCCCTTGTCAGATCCTATGATGCTTGACATAAAGGATGGCTCTAGCAGAGTCCAGTCCAAACACAGCACCAAACCTCCTTCTTCCAAATGCCAACATTCATGGAAGTTCACTACGACTCAGATGCTGCAAATAAACACTGCACATACACCTTCTCATGTAATCTTCACAACTCCATGGGGAAGATATTGCCATTATACCTATTTCAGAGACAAGTAAACTGAGGCCCATAGAGACTAATAACATCCCCAAATCATAAAGCTAGTATCGTGGATAGGATTCAAAACCTTAGCTTATTCCAAAGCTCAGGTGGAGATGATTGGCTTTGTAAACAGGAACATTTCTAGACTCTTGTGTTTCATTGTTTTGagggttgttttgtttctttcttggttTCCACTAGAGTTCCTTTATAAGTGGGCGCTATTCCTTGGATGGACTAAGTGGAAGAGGATGTTTTCCACGTTCAAGAGAGCTCAGGATCAGAGCATCATTTTAGGCAGTGCTGGACCCATTTGAAGATTCAGCAGGTTGCTGATGGAGCTGAGATAGAGAGAAGGGTGGAAATGGGTAGGAACAGTGGCTTGGCCTGGCACCTGGCCCTTTAGACCAGGGCTTCTCAATCTTCTGCAGGGCACCACCCCCAGAGATTCGGATTCAAAAGCTCTTGGACGGGACCTGaaagtttgcatttttaacaagttccaaGGCAACCCTGATGCTGCTAGActgggaaccacactttgagaagctcCAGTCAAGACCTTCAAATGCACCGCACCCACCTCACCATCTCCACCCTACCTCACTCTCTTAAATTCCTTTCGCACTATTGCTAGTACCAAATGCTAGAGTGTTTTGATATCaattttctcttactttttcacGAGTACCAGACTCATCTGTTACGTTATAAACTCCCTAGGGGCATGGAATGTGGCATTATGTTTCACTTAACAACCGTTATTGACTGGCTGACTGCTAAGAGTGAGGGTCAGGGTCTTGTTATTGATCATCCTGATACTGATCCTAAGTATTGATGTGATTTCCTGAGAGAGACAGTAGCATGATTAAGAGTCAGGTTTTGGAGGCAGATGCCCCTGGATTTAAATGTTGGCTTACCCAGCCCTAGCCAAGTAACTTCCAGCAAGTCTCCTAACCTAGGAGTGATCTAGAGTCCTCTTTTTTCCTTAACAGCTTCATCCAATCCATCATTCATCTGGTTGGCTCCActctaaattatattttcaaaccatCCGCGTGAATAACCTGTTGCCTCTTCACAGAGGCCTTCCCTGGAAACCCTGTCATAGGAGCCCCTGCCCAGCATTCCCTGTGATGTTTCCCTATGCATTTTCCtcacagcacttagcacaatCAATGAATAGCTCACTTACGTATTTTTTGTCTCCTTCACCACTAAAACGTAATCCCCCCCAACAGCAGGGATACGGTATGTCTTGTTCCCTTATGCATCCCCAGGCTCTTCTAGAAAAAGGCCTGGCAGATAATTggctttcaaaatatttgttgaatccatggaagaagaataaatgagtgaatcaattaatttctctgagctttaatttcttcctttctttggcCACGcggattgctggatcttagttccccgaccagagattgaacccacaccctcagcagtgccagtgtggagtcctaaccactggactgccagggaattccctgatttctttatctataaatgaaaataacaatagtacctatctcataagGTCCTTTTGAGGGATCAATGAGATAAAACATGTATAGAATAATAAAAGTGAACACTTCTGTAGTGTTTACCACGTGCCAGGAACTGTTTTAAGCCTTAggaaatattatccccattttacaagtgaggaaacagaagcacttaacagaaattaagtgacttattcaaggtcacagGAGCCAGGAAGTGTCAGAGCCAAGGTTCAGGCAAGGCATTTCAGATCAGTGTTCATATTCATAACCGCCACCCTCTACTGCAAAGCTCCTCACACGGGGACTAGCCCTTAGCACAATGAATGTTGGTTGCTTTAAGCCACTTTCTTTGTTCGTATGTCGCCTTCCCCTTAGCTGTATATTTTCCATCAAGTCGCCATAAAACCAAGATCCCAGTTCTTATCCTCATCTGGGATTTTTCAAGCCTTGTGCTGCTTCCCTGGAAAGAGGACCGATGGCTCTGGGTTCGTCATCCGTCAGGGCTAGAGAAGCGCAATCCCAGCATCTGGCACCATGGACGGCTCCCCATCCTTTCTCTGCCCCAAGTCCTTCCACCTAATCCATAGTTCTAAATTATTTTGACAAAACTTctggactggggcttccctggtggcgcagtggttgaaagtctgcctgctaatgcaggggacacgggttcgagccctggtctgggaagatcccacatgctgcggagcaactaggcccgcgagccacaactactgagcctgcgcgtctggagcctgtgctccgcaacaagtagaggccgcgatagtgagaggcccgcgcaccgcgatgaagagtggcccccacttgcagcaactagagaaagccctcgcacaggaacgaagacccaacacagcccaaaataaataaataaattaattaatttaaacaaaaacaaaaaacttctggaCTAACCATTTCACCCTAACCCCTTCTTTACCTCTGCAACGTCATGTAAGATAAGGCATAGGGGAGGGAGATTTCTGCCCGTTTGAGTTAATAACAGCTTGGGTCAAAACAGGGTTAAACTTAATGAGGCAGAAAGGAGCGTTCTTCCACACAGATCACCAGCTCCTGACATCACAGCGACTCCCAATAACATCCCCCACCCCTAGTCCTGTTTAATCCCCATGCTGCCAACCTCATCCCTCTaccaagtttaaaaaaagagaaaaagctaagACAGATACTCTAGAGGTTTTGATATCCCTGATTTTGTTAAGAAAAGGAACGCCCAAAGGGTTCTATTGGGCCAAAATTGCCAAACCACTGGGTTCAAACATTGCAGTGTGAGGGGAGCCCTCACATGAGGTTTCAGGGAGCTGACATCTGGAACCATGAGATTTTAGCCTAGTTTGTGGTTTCAGAAAATATATAGTTGAGGCGAGTCCCCAGAAAGGTCTCCATTTGATTTGG
This portion of the Pseudorca crassidens isolate mPseCra1 chromosome 15, mPseCra1.hap1, whole genome shotgun sequence genome encodes:
- the SLC5A11 gene encoding sodium/myo-inositol cotransporter 2 isoform X1 is translated as MESSPSSPQPTRPDPLEAFPQRTLEPGDIAVLVLYFLFVLAVGLWSTVKTKRDTVKGYFLAGGDMVWWPVGASLFASNVGSGHFIGLAGSGAAAGLSVTAYEFNGLFSVLMLAWIFLPIYIAGQVTTMPEYLRKRFGGNRISIILAVLYLFIYIFTKISVDMYAGAIFIQQSLRLNLYLAIVGLLAITALYTVAGGLAAVIYTDALQTLIMLIGALTLMGYSFAAVGGLEGLEEKYFLAVASNRSGNSSCGLPREDAFHIFRDPLTSDLPWPGILFGMSIPSLWYWCTDQVIVQRTLAAKNLSHAKGGSLMAAYLKVLPLFIMVFPGMVSRVLFPDQVACADPEICQKVCSNPAGCSDIAYPKLVLELLPTGLRGLMMAVMVAALMSSLTSIFNSASTIFTMDLWNHLRPRASEKELMIVGRVFVLLLVLVSILWIPVVQASQGGQLFIYIQSISSYLQPPVAVVFIMGCFWKRTNEKGAFFGLILGLLLGLVRLVLDFIYVQPRCDQPDERPAVVKDVHYLYFSMILSSVTLITVSVVSWFTEPPSKEMVSRLTWFTRHDPMVQKEQVSPATPPPLTLSQNRTPEASRTNVQFEIVQENMPQNHSCDMTKKQSKVVKAILWLCGVENKGKEEMPSRTDPVIVSLDENPLVKTLLDVNLIICVSCAIFLWGYFA
- the SLC5A11 gene encoding sodium/myo-inositol cotransporter 2 isoform X4; this translates as MVHSEDQKRHGERLFSSWRGHGVVARLIFRADVGLDLPPYLHRWSGHHDARIPKETLWRQQDLHHPGCALPVYLHLHQDLDMYAGAIFIQQSLRLNLYLAIVGLLAITALYTVAGGLAAVIYTDALQTLIMLIGALTLMGYSFAAVGGLEGLEEKYFLAVASNRSGNSSCGLPREDAFHIFRDPLTSDLPWPGILFGMSIPSLWYWCTDQVIVQRTLAAKNLSHAKGGSLMAAYLKVLPLFIMVFPGMVSRVLFPDQVACADPEICQKVCSNPAGCSDIAYPKLVLELLPTGLRGLMMAVMVAALMSSLTSIFNSASTIFTMDLWNHLRPRASEKELMIVGRVFVLLLVLVSILWIPVVQASQGGQLFIYIQSISSYLQPPVAVVFIMGCFWKRTNEKGAFFGLILGLLLGLVRLVLDFIYVQPRCDQPDERPAVVKDVHYLYFSMILSSVTLITVSVVSWFTEPPSKEMVSRLTWFTRHDPMVQKEQVSPATPPPLTLSQNRTPEASRTNVQFEIVQENMPQNHSCDMTKKQSKVVKAILWLCGVENKGKEEMPSRTDPVIVSLDENPLVKTLLDVNLIICVSCAIFLWGYFA
- the SLC5A11 gene encoding sodium/myo-inositol cotransporter 2 isoform X2, which encodes MESSPSSPQPTRPDPLEAFPQRTLEPGDIAVLVLYFLFVLAVGLWSTVKTKRDTVKGYFLAGGDMVWWPGLFSVLMLAWIFLPIYIAGQVTTMPEYLRKRFGGNRISIILAVLYLFIYIFTKISVDMYAGAIFIQQSLRLNLYLAIVGLLAITALYTVAGGLAAVIYTDALQTLIMLIGALTLMGYSFAAVGGLEGLEEKYFLAVASNRSGNSSCGLPREDAFHIFRDPLTSDLPWPGILFGMSIPSLWYWCTDQVIVQRTLAAKNLSHAKGGSLMAAYLKVLPLFIMVFPGMVSRVLFPDQVACADPEICQKVCSNPAGCSDIAYPKLVLELLPTGLRGLMMAVMVAALMSSLTSIFNSASTIFTMDLWNHLRPRASEKELMIVGRVFVLLLVLVSILWIPVVQASQGGQLFIYIQSISSYLQPPVAVVFIMGCFWKRTNEKGAFFGLILGLLLGLVRLVLDFIYVQPRCDQPDERPAVVKDVHYLYFSMILSSVTLITVSVVSWFTEPPSKEMVSRLTWFTRHDPMVQKEQVSPATPPPLTLSQNRTPEASRTNVQFEIVQENMPQNHSCDMTKKQSKVVKAILWLCGVENKGKEEMPSRTDPVIVSLDENPLVKTLLDVNLIICVSCAIFLWGYFA